The window TTCATCGTCTCCATCAAATCCATTGTCTTGCTCTCAGACgacataaataattaatattattgttTAAGCCTTTATACGAGAAAGAATGAATTATAAGGAATCGTCACTTTCATGCCCCCTTCTTTCACACACGAGGACGAGGTGGATCCGATAGGATCATAGGTAAAAAAAAACTTTCACTGTACTTTATAGgaatttcataaaaatattaattttttgaaaCCTATAAAATTATGTCGAGAGCATTCAAACTCCTTGGTAACTTTAATCAATAGACAATTGGAAGGATTCAATGGAGCTCTTTTAGCATAGAAGGTTTGGTATTAAGAAACATACCTAAAATAGTTAATCTCGGATGTTTTTACCTTCGCGATATCTGCAAATCATAAAGATGATAGTACGTTTCTTCACTAAAATCGATTCAATCGCTATATATCTGACTCGAAATTGCTATGCCTGACCGAGTCTTCTTCCTCCGCAAACCCACACCGAGAGATGCCATCACACAGCACGCACGTGAAAGCACGGAATCAACAGTTCCGATCGCATCCGATGACCTCGAAGCCATATCCACTTTGGCCGTACACTTGCTCAcatgatgctgctgctgctgccacaatTAATATCATGACCTCCCATGTTCTGAGCAGATACAAGGCCACGTCTCGCTTCCAAACAATCACTTCTTCCATGATCCAACGGACCGTCCCGATCATATTGATGACCGTCATCGTCACCCTAAACTTACTCATTCTCAAGACACACACATTATccaaaaataacaataaaagaaaTACGCGCTTCGCGTATATTCTGCGAGCCCAAACGACGGGAGCGGAAGCGGCGAAACCACAGCTGTCTATCACGACTCCCATGCATAGGTCCGCAGTCCATTTCTTATGCGCTTCGATCGGGAGCCGTTCATTTCCACCCCCACAACGGTCCGCACGAACGGGTTGGTGCGGGAACGCAGCGCTGTTTCGAGAGTCGCGCGTGTCATCACAGGCTGTCATCCGTGGCGGGATGCCACCTTGTTGATCCAACGTTACAATCCCAAAAATATACGATTAATCCCACAAATATAATTACAAGTAAGAAATACACAGCGAGAAAGAACAAATgaaaaggggaaaagaaaatGTACCACACGACTCACATCATCCTTGTTGGCGCACACAGATAGcccctcttccttttttttctttttctttattccaTTTACTTTTTCTTCTTTCGATTGaattaaaagatataagaaggtacACATAGCCGTCCACCCGCAAAGGAAACCCAGTCGCTGGTTTGATCTCGCTATGGGGCCACCGTCGGCCTGTGTTCTCTTCGTCACTCTTTTTCGGCTTCAATTATTAGGTGTGATTCGTGGTTGTCGTCTTTAATTATGACCATCATCATTCCTATCATTCGCATCCTCGCTGCTCCCTGTACGAGTTAACCACCCACGGTTTACCCGGTTTGCCAACTTACCTCACACACGGACGGCTGATAAGGGTCCGATTAGAAGCTGGTGAGAAAGGCGGGTGGAACACCGGCGGGGATGTATAGTTATTCagtgaaaaatataaattgtGGAAAATGATTTAAGAAACGGAAAAAAGGAATTTTCGATGTAATTAATTAAAACCAGTCCTCATCATCAACCCCCTCTTCTCTCCTTCACTTTCtcatcttccttccttccttccttcttcgggggagaagagagagagagagagagagagacagacagacagacagagacagagagagagagagagagaggtttgggATCGGGAAACGAATGATGGCGGCGGCGGGAGGGGCGAGCGGGCGAGGGGCGCGAGCCGAGAAGGTGCAGCGGATCTTCGAGCGGTTCGATGCTAATGGGGACGGCGGGTTGAACCGGGAGGAGATGGCGGCGTTGGTGGTCGCCGTCAATCCCCGGGTTAAGTTTAGCGATGAACAGATCTCCGCCATCCTCGACGAGGTCTTCCGCACCTACGCCGACTTCATCGCCTCCCCCCACGTTGGGCTCACCCTCGCCGGCCTCCTCCGCACATATGATGACGGCGCCGGCGACGTCGACCGCGACTTCGACGCCCTCGGCCTCCGCCTGTCCACCGATGCCGGCGAGGGAGACGACTCCGCCGCTGGTGCGGCGTCCTCCGACGCCGGCGTTGTCGCGGAGTCGTCGTCGTCCGCTGGCGCCACCGGCACCGGCATTCTTGTTGACCGCTTGCTCGCCTCCGCTTCCGCTCCCAGGTCCCAGCCGCCCCGTGCTGCCGCCCCTCCGTGGGCCGTCTCCCCTAACAACGGCATCATCTTCGAATCCTCCTGGTCCCTTCTGGACGACCTCGAGATCCTCGTTAAGCGCCTACGTTCCAAGCAGCTCCAAAGGTCCGCCACCGCCGGCGCCGGCGTCGGTGACAATAACAACAACAGCCACTTCGACTCCTTTTCCGAGGCTGGGTGGTCGCGGGAGATCGGCGGACCCTCCGATTCCTCCGAGAGGCGGGTTCCCTGGGACGAAACCAGCCGTGATTACCTCTCGTTCGTTAAGGAGGTCGCCGTTCTCCGGGGACGCGCCGACGGCGCCCGGTCCAGGGAGGAGGCCTTCGACAATCACATGGTCCTCGGTCGGGGCCTCTACGAGCACCAGCTTTTCCGCGAATCCCTCATCAGCTTCCGCCGCTCCTGTGAGCTTCAGCCCACCGACGCCCGCTCTCATTTCCGTACCGGCAACTCCCTCTATGCCATCGGCCGCCATGCCGAAGCCAAAGAAGAGTTCCTACTCGCCCTTGAGGCCGCCGAGGCCGGAGGGGCCCAATCCTCTGACATCCTTCCCCAGATCCACGTCAACCTTGGCATTGCCATGGAAGCAGAAGGCATGATCCTGGGCGCCTGCGAGCACTACCGAGAGGCTGCCATCCTCTGTCCCACCCATTTCAGGGCCCTGAAGCTCCTCGGGAGCGCACTGTTTGGCGTCGGGGAGTACCGTGCTGCCGAGAAGGCATTGGAGGAGGCCATTTTCTTGCGGCAGGACTATGCTGATGCGCACTGCGATCTTGGCTCTACCCTTCATGCCATGGGGGAAGATGAGCGGGCGATTCAGGAGTTTCAGAAGGCCATTGATCTGAGGCCCGGGCATGTGGACGCTCTGTACAACCTCGGTGGCCTGTTCATGGATGCCGGAAGGTTCCCAAGGGCATCAGAGATGTTCACCAGAGTTTTGAGTGTCCGGCCGAACCACTGGCGGGCACAATTGAACAAGGCGGTGGCTTTACTGGGGGCCGGGGAGTCGGATGAGGCCAAGCGGGCGCTAAAAGAAGCATTCAAGATGACACGAAGGGTTGAGGTGTACGATGCAATTGCACATCTCAAGAttctgcagaagaagaagaagcccaaAAGGAGCGGTACCGTAGGCGAGGGGTCTTACCTTGTCATCGAGCCATCCAAGTTCAAGAGGGCAGGGAAAAAGACTACATTAAGGCAGGATTTGGCTGTTGCATTGGATATTAGGGCTTTTCAGAGGGTCGCAAGGCTTAGCCGCTGTGATGTGGATCTCTTGAAGAAGGAGATGAATGAGACTGATGTTCCCATATCCTACTCGGGCGGTGGAGAACCTGAGAAATCTATCAGGAAGGCTGCACTGGAGGTGATTCTTCGAAGGTTGCTTCGGTTCCTCAAACCCGAAACATTTCAGGGGGCTGTGAAAGCTATCAATGAGAAGGTTCTTTCTGTATTGGATGCCACTGGATCCGGTAGGGTGGACTTGGGAATGTTCTTTGCTGTCCTTGCTCCCATTTGCTCTGGTCCTCCTGACAAACGCAAGAGAGCAGTTTTTGATTCACTGATATGGAGACCTAACAATGAAGGTGGGGTGAACATCAGGAGGAGTGACGCGATTACATATATTAAGCTGCTGCGGGCTGTTTACATCCCTTCTCATGGAGTCAGTGATATGTTGGAGGTGCATGGAGAATCAGATCCCTCGATGGTATCATACGCAGAGTTTCTTGAGATGTTCAATGATCCAGACTGGGGTTTTGGGATCTTAGGAACGCTGGTTAAACTTGAAGCTGGTGACCGAATACGACATGGCCGGCACACCTGTTCGATATGCCAATATCCTGTAATAGGATCAAGATTTACAGAGATAAAGCTTCGTTTCAGCTTGTGTAACCGTTGCTACAGTGAAGGGAAGGTGCCGTCAGCTTTCAAGAAAGAAGAGTATACATTTAAAGAGTATGGAAGTGAAtctgaagccttgaaagataagTGCACATGCTTTACTTTGCATTCTACGAGCTTGCAGGTTGATACTTAAAAAGTTCTGTATAATCTCCACTCGGAGTTTCTCTCATGTGCCTGCATCTTTTGTATTAAGTTGTGAACATGTATAATTGGCAACTCCTGTTCTTGTAAATTAAATTTCTGTTAGGGTAGGTTGtctgtttttcttattttttcagTGGATAATTGTAGTAATTCATTGTTTGCTAATGTTCGATGGTAGTTCATCAGGGCTATTATTGTTTGTATCTCTTCGTATGTTTCCAGTATCGATCTTGTTGGCATTCATGCTTGTCATAACTTTTTCTTTTACATATTTCTAGTGTCCTAACACATTGTTTGTTGATGTCTCGATGCCACCATCACTTTGTGGGCTCTAGATTCTAGGTAACCGAACAATTAAAACCAATAAAGGCTACTAAACTGTGACAACTTATTTCCCTTCTTGAAGTATTTACGGCCACACAATGATAACATGGCAGAAGTCTGTACCTTTACAGTTTGAAGTGCTAATTCCACCTCGTGATAGGGTGTTAAGTGTGTCAAGGTTGTGTATTGTCCCTCCCCACTGGACTTCCATCAAACATATAAAGGCCTTCAAATTTGTCATGTTAATTGAATGCATGTAGCAGTATTATTGTTTTTCGATGCTTTGATAGTTAGGTCAAGATCAAGTTGCTTTTTAAAACTCTAAGATCCTAAATAATAGTTTAGGCTCCTCATTTTAGTTGAAATATAATTGATACCACGATCAGTCTCCAAGAACTAGATGTTATCTGTATGTAGTTATTTGCTACTTGGAATTCACAGAGAAACTGTGATGTATGACTTTCAAAACTAGTAATTTGGTGCATGAGACTCGCACCAAAATAGAATATACAGCCTCACCTTTATAATTTAAAGAATAGTTTCCTGTGATTTGAACTTTGGTATCCCACGCACGATTTCATCTTGGAAACTGAATTTGTTAATTCGCGGATATCATGTGGCATATTGACAAAGCAGATACTGAAACTTCATAGTGTCAGATTGACAAAATAGTGTTCGTCGAGGATGCTCATTTCAGCTACTGCATGAAATTTACCTGTGACTCTATGAATGTATTTTTATTGGATCGAGTTGCAATACATCTGGTCCAACCGATAGAAAGTATCATGTACAACTCTTATGTAATTTATGCTGTAAAAATTATCcatttgtcttttcttttttggAGTTGACCATGCAAGTAAATAGACTAAATATCTTAGCATTAATCTATATTGTGGGTATTTGACATTAATATGGAATAAGAGTGTATTACTGCGTTGTTACGGTGTTTGAGCAGTAGCCCATTTTTAAGAATGGAGATCGAGCAATCTGGGATACTGTTTGTGTTATTGTCTTTTTTTTCCTCAGAATCTAGTCATTCATGTGTGATTATGTGGGGAGAAGGAAGAAGTTTAAGAAAAGGATGATGCCGGGCATGGGGCTCCCAGCAAAGCGAGACTTTTAAGAATTGCCTGGAATTAAACTATCTGTGAGTTGATTCTGTTATAAACTAAGCATGCCTAATTAGAAATGTAGATTACTAGTTGTAGGATGTCGAGACGTAAAGGATAATAGGTTTGAAACTGATTAAGAAACTGCAGTGTATATGTAGATAATCACTTTGTAAAAAACTAAGAGCTTGGAAAACAGTTGTGGTGATAATCATCAAAGTGGGAAAAGTGCCAGTTGGTGGTAAGTGGGTAGCTAATAACTATTCTTGTAGATCAAGtgtttttatgttttcttttcaTCAGATGTATTCCCTTTAAGACAAAGGCTCGATGGTAGGTAATAGATTGTTTTCTTGTTTGGTAGAGGTGAAATTTAATGATTCATGTTGTTTGTGATACTTGTGTGGCATCCTTATGATTTCTTTCTGAAACTTTTTCTGGTATGAATCTGTCTTTTTGAGTGTCAACTAATAGAAGAAATACCAGCATCAAAGCTATAGAATGCTGGGTTTGCTCATGTTCTTTTCTTTAATATGTTGGCATTATTCCCATGGAAGCATATCTAATTTTGGTTTTACATCCTAAATATTGGTCTGATGATGATATGCCAAACTAATTAATTTATGAGGGTTCAAAATCTCATCTAATTTGTTTTAATAGTTTGCCATTTATCCAAATAAGATATAATGTTTTGCCACATTAAAACTAATGCTATGTTAAATCTGCATGGGTCATATAATAATCAAATCACATCTTGCATGTTTCCGAATATTTGTTCATTTCTTAATCTTTTTCATGCTTTGGTTGAATTCAACATCATACATGCTACTTGCTTTTGGTCCTTTGCAACTAACAGTTTTGATTAGTCCATGAAAAGAATAAATGACATGGcttttgttctttgtttttgTGTGGGAAGATATTGCTGGAGAATTGCATAGTCCTTTCATGTTTTGATTCTACAATAACAAAGAATTGTAAAGTTCAATtatgtttgttttttcttttctttttaggtaAGGATGACAATTTGTTTTTTCAGCATATTATTGTTGTACTGAGCATTATtttaattgataattatttaaatataaatattgaatAAATCTTCTGATTTGCTTTGTTAACATGAGAATTAATCGAACTGCTTCTGCACTTGTCTGATTCTAATGGATCAACGTCACTGTTTTAGATGATCCATCAGAATCTGCTGAAAACTGATCAAAGATTGACAAGTGCAGAAGCAGTTCGATTAATTCATGTTAACAAAGCAACAGCTGAAaactgaaaataaataaataaataaataaaagtagaATGCAGAAGAATTTGGTTCTCAGTAGTCATAAATAAAGGGTGATTGATGGAGAGAGACAGCATAAAGGACGGTGATTGATGTAGAGTTACCCAACCTGTGATGGGAAGAAACAACAAATGGACATTTAGTATGTCTGTTCTGCGCATCATTGATGTCCTCACTGCATCAACATTTAGTAAACAGGCTGTCCTTCCAACCCCTTACTTTTTTCGAACTTGTGTGGGTTGTCTTTATTTGTTCAACAATTACTTGGGAATTTTTTACTGCATTGAATGAATGGTATTCATTCAAACAGGATGTGCGAAATTTAAGCGACTTGGGGCTCGACAATGTGTCATATTATCTATGGAATCTCAATAGAAATTTAAGTTGGGTAAATACTTAGCATCCTCTCCATTCTGTAATATAGCTTAGTAAAGTTGGTATTTGTCTGCCATTAAATTTGATGTCCTCCTCAAAACCCAACGTAACTCAGAATCTAAaacctaaataataataataacttaatGATAACTCATGTAGCCCTTTTCTACTAAAACCTCTCACTATAACtcaatctaaataataataataataataataataataataataataataataaaatcaatctAAATCATGACCACCAACATGAGCCTACATTACAATATTACAATCCCTATGATGTGGGACATGTGAATATATCATATGACTAGTGACTAGTTATAATATACATCATTGGACACTTTAGATAttcaatgataaaaaaaactCCAAGCATCCTTTTCCAAATGAAAATGAGAGAAAAGAAATTGATATGATTCCAGATATCTCAACTAGGCATATGTGAATAGATTTCCTTCTCAAATTATTCCCATCAATAAATACTCAAAAATCCTCTTTAAATAATGAATCAGGTTTtgcaacaaaaataaaattgtttGGCGTAATTTCACAAAGAAAAGACAAGGAGTGCAGGGCTGAGCAAAATTCTTTCCCTACGAACAGAAAGACTGGAATTACAACTATCGAAAACCTGAAATAAATATATCAATTATGTTAAAAGATagccacacaaaaaaaaaaaagctgcagAAGAGGATACGATTGCTTGCAAATCAAAGACCACGGTTAAATCCAGAAGAATATTAGTTTCTGCAAGAAGATTAACATCGAGAAACCATCCAACTCTAATGGTACATATAAAGCCCAATAAAACATTAAGCAGAATCCATACTACAGATCGTAAATCTACGACATATTAAACCCTTTTAGTTTATGCAGTGTAGAAGATATCACAAGTAGGCCACGATAACTAGACAAGACATGGTGCATGACATCTTTAGGGCAACAAGTTTCATGGCATATAAATCTCCATGCCAATGAACTTCGAGGAGTGACACAATGGGCAGAAACTAAGCTTGCTCTCGCACTCTTTGCACAGGCATAGATGTCGGCAGGGCAGCAAAAGCATGCAAGTCTCGTTCACCCTGCAAACCTTACAAGCCATGGACTCGATATCCTTATTCTGCTTGAACGTAAGCTGTAAATCAGTGTCCCCGTTGCAGCAAGAGGCAGTGTCATCTACCCCGTTATCACCACACCCTTCTTTGTTGTCCTTGCTCTGAGCATAGAGTTGTTCAAGATTGTACTTGAGGGAATTAATCATGCTCTCATTGTACTTTGCCCGTTGCTGCCATGTACTCACTTCCATGGCTAACTGTTTCATTTGTTCCTCAAGTTCCAGGTTCTTCTTATTTATGCCCTCAACTTCTGATTCTTTCTCTCGTATCTTTCTGAAGATTTTCTCCTCTACAGAAGCTAATGTTTGGAACTGTTTCATCTGAACCTTCTCCAATATTGATTTCCTCATACGCTCACCCTATGTGATTTGAGGAGTATGCAAGTAATCCTTATAAGTGCATTGTTCATAGAGCAAAGTCAGTCGatatttcaaattaaaaaaaaaaaatctagtgcATGGTTCAACGGGTGCTTGTCCTAGCCCCGAATTTCTCTTAGAGATGAGTAatgaccacaaaaaaaaaaaatctaaatcatATGCACAGAAACAATATGAAAATATAAATGCATACACTATAACTAATTCTCACTGTACAAATGAAAATGcctcaaaaaaataatttcatatctTATGGAGATTCTTCAGAACATCAATATAAGAGATGAATAAATGGAATGAATAAAAATTCAAACATCCCATAGAAAACAGAATCTTTAATTAAGTTTATCCACATGGGCCATAAAGTTCCTATTCTTTTGGCAACTAGAATTCCAAAATCATCTTGCACTTACAGAAGACAAAAGTTTAACTCCTTCCTGAAGAAGATGGTGTGTCGGCACTTATCTGAGGTTAGAACTCAACACATGAAACATCAACTCGAACTTTGCTATGTCTGGCCATATGAAGATATGAAGCCAAAAGTTTTAACGTTTTACTGAAGAAGATGGTGTGTTGGTGCTTATTTGAGGTTAGAACTCAACACACGAGACATCAACTCGAACTTTGCTATCTCTGTCCATATGAAGATACAAGACCAACTGCGATCCAAACCCTAGAATACATTTTGTTGTTTAGATGTTCTTGGTGTTTGCATGCTTTTCCTTCAGCATCACGAAGCACTAGAGAAAGGAACTAAAGACTTTTTCATCatggagaggaaaaaaaaaaaaaaagagagagagagagagaaacaaaagTAAAGAAAGAAAACAGGTAAACAATGAGAAGAAAAGAGAtaacagagagaaagagagaagatcTAAAAAGGATAATAACGATAATCTCAATTGTGCTAAATTAAgaggttcataatgaattttattaTAGGCTCTCTTCACCCTCTTTTATTTCTAAACAACGTAGGACAAAGTAGGTTGCTCACAATCATTGAAATTGAAGGGACTATAGAACTCTCTAAAATAAATTCTACACAGATAATTAATTAGTCTGACATGTATTATACCCATATTAAGGATTATGGAAACCAATTAGACTCGACCGTATAGGCTTTCCAAAATTACCTTTGAAAATAATGACAAAAATGCAAAGCAGAATTCCTAAATTTTAGAATTTGGACACTGGGAGATAGGTCAACTCCCTACTTAAGGAGGTCAGGCCTCTTTAGAAAAGAAATAAACTCAAACAGGTCTAGACTCAAGTTTCATCTGGTTTCCTGGCTTGATCTAGATGTGATTCAGTGCCAGCCACCCAGTTAGGAAATATGTAATCTCGGATTTCATCTAGAATTTGGCGCATTGTCACCTCCAATGGGGTTTAATTCCTATCAAATCGGAAGCATAGAGAATGACAGGTCTCATAATAATTATGAGACCTGTCATGGCATAAGGTGTTGATTGTGCAACTGAACCTATTGGTGGGCCCATGTAATTGCAATGGGCCTAGTAAGGATCAAGCCTCGCCAATTATGACCATTACTCCTAGACAAACTTGTGATGTTTGAACCAATTATTCGCTGAACTAGCCCCTCCATAATTTTCGAGATCGTCCAACTACAGTGTCAGCATAAACATAGACCTGAGCTGATCTGACCAAGGCTGGTCAGGAATTACATCGATAACATAAGATTTTTGGGGAACAAAGAcataaattttagattttttacgAACCAAACTTTCAAGTGATTCAACTATCAAGGTGGCATAGCATGTGACTCTAGCAACAAATTCCAAGATAGTCacacttttgaaacaaatttatcCTTACAGACAATGAAACTGAAATAAGGGATTAACATCTAAAAAAGTCTAAATATAACACACATACTGGTGATGTCAGGGAGCATTACGTGATTTCCAATGAAGAGATATCTTGGTACTTCAAAAGATGGAAAACAAGAATTAAGCCATCAAGAAGGTTATGTCATACCAGTTCTCAAGAGCCAAGCGATTCTGATGGTGAGAGATCAGACACTCACTGAGTAGGATATGATTCCTTGAGCAGTCATCATTTGGAATCAGTTATATAATTAATTAGCTCACAGCATATCTTCCAGACAGGCATAGTTCCTCAGAAGTGTATTACAAACTAAATTGTTGCAAAATCTCGAATGGGGACGGTAAGAGTTTctaagttgatcaaacaaataattCATAATTACTTAAATAACGTGCTAATTCTAGTCTCTCATTTCTCCATAGTATCGATGTAATAAATCCTGCTTAGGAAGGGAAGTGACGATGGGTTGCTGGAAGAGGCACTATCTTGAGTTTCTTGCACAAAATCCCAATAAAAGAGTAAACTTCCTAGTAAATCAGTATCAGTCGAGAATCAGATAATAAAGCAAGGAGAGGAAACAATGACACAAGGAAATCGACCACCAGATTAGAAATCAGAACTAAACTTAAAGCACGGATTAGCAAAACACACAGACCTCAAGCTTGATGAACCGATCCATCTCTGCGTCCATCCTCTGCACCTCGCAATCAATGTCCTCGCCGACCGTAGGGAGGAGGACAAGCGGCGACTCCCCAGGTGAAGCCGCAACCCTCCGGTCGTCCAAGGAGAGTCCCAGCCCAGTGGAAACCGACCCGGCATGGAGGAAATCGATGGAGGAGATCTGGGAGTTCTCCAGGAGGTCCTGCTCCTTGAGCCGCTTCCTTCTCGGCTCCCAACCGCTCGATCCGCCGTCGCCGGGTGTGAGGCCCATGACACGAACGACTACCGACGAAAACCAAACAAAGATGGGGTTTCAGCACCACGCAAATCGAAAAGAAACACCTGGAAATCGGGCGGGGGAAGGTGGATTACAGGAAGGATCCgggaaggcggcggcggcggcgaggtcGATCGGGGCGGAGATTTGGCCATCGATAGGCACGAAATTCCTGCAGCTATTTGGTCGATCCATGAGACGGATTGGAATTGGAGTGAGGAAAAAAGAAAGAGGGACGGGAACCTGAATGGAATCgcctgctgctgttgctgtggctgttggaggtggtggtggt of the Musa acuminata AAA Group cultivar baxijiao chromosome BXJ2-10, Cavendish_Baxijiao_AAA, whole genome shotgun sequence genome contains:
- the LOC103968685 gene encoding uncharacterized TPR repeat-containing protein At1g05150; translated protein: MMAAAGGASGRGARAEKVQRIFERFDANGDGGLNREEMAALVVAVNPRVKFSDEQISAILDEVFRTYADFIASPHVGLTLAGLLRTYDDGAGDVDRDFDALGLRLSTDAGEGDDSAAGAASSDAGVVAESSSSAGATGTGILVDRLLASASAPRSQPPRAAAPPWAVSPNNGIIFESSWSLLDDLEILVKRLRSKQLQRSATAGAGVGDNNNNSHFDSFSEAGWSREIGGPSDSSERRVPWDETSRDYLSFVKEVAVLRGRADGARSREEAFDNHMVLGRGLYEHQLFRESLISFRRSCELQPTDARSHFRTGNSLYAIGRHAEAKEEFLLALEAAEAGGAQSSDILPQIHVNLGIAMEAEGMILGACEHYREAAILCPTHFRALKLLGSALFGVGEYRAAEKALEEAIFLRQDYADAHCDLGSTLHAMGEDERAIQEFQKAIDLRPGHVDALYNLGGLFMDAGRFPRASEMFTRVLSVRPNHWRAQLNKAVALLGAGESDEAKRALKEAFKMTRRVEVYDAIAHLKILQKKKKPKRSGTVGEGSYLVIEPSKFKRAGKKTTLRQDLAVALDIRAFQRVARLSRCDVDLLKKEMNETDVPISYSGGGEPEKSIRKAALEVILRRLLRFLKPETFQGAVKAINEKVLSVLDATGSGRVDLGMFFAVLAPICSGPPDKRKRAVFDSLIWRPNNEGGVNIRRSDAITYIKLLRAVYIPSHGVSDMLEVHGESDPSMVSYAEFLEMFNDPDWGFGILGTLVKLEAGDRIRHGRHTCSICQYPVIGSRFTEIKLRFSLCNRCYSEGKVPSAFKKEEYTFKEYGSESEALKDKCTCFTLHSTSLQVDT
- the LOC135625070 gene encoding probable BOI-related E3 ubiquitin-protein ligase 3 isoform X1, whose amino-acid sequence is MAFFPQHHHHLQQPQQQQQAIPFSCRNFVPIDGQISAPIDLAAAAAFPDPSFVRVMGLTPGDGGSSGWEPRRKRLKEQDLLENSQISSIDFLHAGSVSTGLGLSLDDRRVAASPGESPLVLLPTVGEDIDCEVQRMDAEMDRFIKLEGERMRKSILEKVQMKQFQTLASVEEKIFRKIREKESEVEGINKKNLELEEQMKQLAMEVSTWQQRAKYNESMINSLKYNLEQLYAQSKDNKEGCGDNGVDDTASCCNGDTDLQLTFKQNKDIESMACKVCRVNETCMLLLPCRHLCLCKECESKLSFCPLCHSSKFIGMEIYMP
- the LOC135625070 gene encoding probable BOI-related E3 ubiquitin-protein ligase 3 isoform X2, whose translation is MAFFPQHHHHLQQPQQQQQAIPFRNFVPIDGQISAPIDLAAAAAFPDPSFVRVMGLTPGDGGSSGWEPRRKRLKEQDLLENSQISSIDFLHAGSVSTGLGLSLDDRRVAASPGESPLVLLPTVGEDIDCEVQRMDAEMDRFIKLEGERMRKSILEKVQMKQFQTLASVEEKIFRKIREKESEVEGINKKNLELEEQMKQLAMEVSTWQQRAKYNESMINSLKYNLEQLYAQSKDNKEGCGDNGVDDTASCCNGDTDLQLTFKQNKDIESMACKVCRVNETCMLLLPCRHLCLCKECESKLSFCPLCHSSKFIGMEIYMP